A stretch of the Myxococcaceae bacterium JPH2 genome encodes the following:
- a CDS encoding GNAT family N-acetyltransferase, with amino-acid sequence MHIREAAVEDIPELMRVRWAVRENRLSHPSRVPPEMVHDYIVHRGKGWVCEHEGRVAGFSIADQETASIWALFIDPPHEGQGIAQALLAQATTWLFAGGASRIVLSTAPGTRAERFYARAGWLRTGLTPDGEMGFALDRPASRSA; translated from the coding sequence ATGCACATTCGCGAAGCCGCCGTTGAAGACATCCCCGAGTTGATGCGCGTGAGGTGGGCGGTGAGAGAGAACCGGCTCTCCCATCCCTCACGCGTCCCGCCGGAGATGGTGCACGACTACATCGTCCACCGAGGCAAGGGCTGGGTCTGCGAGCACGAGGGCCGCGTCGCGGGCTTCTCCATCGCGGACCAGGAGACGGCCTCCATCTGGGCCCTGTTCATCGATCCTCCGCACGAGGGACAGGGCATCGCGCAGGCCTTGCTGGCCCAGGCCACCACGTGGCTCTTCGCTGGGGGTGCCAGCCGCATCGTCCTGAGCACGGCACCGGGGACTCGCGCCGAGCGCTTCTATGCGCGCGCGGGTTGGCTACGGACCGGGCTGACCCCGGATGGCGAGATGGGCTTCGCCCTGGACCGCCCCGCGTCTCGTTCTGCCTGA
- a CDS encoding TOMM precursor leader peptide-binding protein, whose product MRDAFDRVLRFPPHLRLEILDEQRALLMSEREQFLLTGTAQIRAAPLLDGQRTVREVLAALATMSPPVPRQDALYAIMRLEQRGHLVEVVHEGDPAVTEYWHATGVAPHEARTWLSASPVSVLALDGLESGPWPEALTGSGLTVREDSPLRVVLVRDYLSPELEAWVRAPAWPKAPWLLVKPSGTSPWVGPVFRGAENPCWACLAHRLRRNRPVLGFLEAQNLRKGRPHLTALPTSIQAAASFAALALARWVASGGQGTLSNTLFVLEPHKLHLTEHRVVRRPQCPACGDAGLLAARARQPLVLEARPRRTTDDNGFRGVTPEETFARHEHLISPLTGVLSSLGPVEGRNHPLRPVFGAAYFTQPETQRPSVDDFHAMSAGKGRTPAQSRASALCEGLERVSAMFQGDEPRVKARLTELGDAAVHPRDVLLFSDAQYRDREALSARYGATRRAVPEPFDAEQPVDWTPVWSLTHERLRYLPTALCYARYPHDTAPRFGQQDSNGHAAGNSVEEAILQGFLELAERDAVALWWYNRLRRPGVDLESFGEPYFAELVEHHRGHGWRLWALDLTHDLGIPTFVALGRAPDAGRFCVGFGAHLDARLALMRALTEFNQLFDPSAQLPPPWDAAALDDLAFLFPDETQASRVRADFAPVPLRDLREDVLDCVARAARVGLETLVLDQTRPDIGLSVVKVTVPGLRHFWPRLGPGRLYDVPVRLGWRDAPLDEARLNPVPLFL is encoded by the coding sequence ATGCGCGACGCCTTCGACCGAGTCCTCCGCTTCCCGCCGCATCTCCGGCTGGAGATTCTCGACGAGCAGCGCGCGCTCCTGATGAGCGAGCGCGAGCAGTTCCTGCTCACGGGGACCGCCCAGATTCGCGCGGCCCCGCTCCTGGATGGCCAGCGCACCGTCCGTGAGGTGCTGGCCGCGCTCGCCACGATGAGTCCCCCCGTCCCTCGCCAGGATGCGCTCTACGCCATCATGCGCTTGGAGCAGCGCGGCCACCTCGTGGAGGTTGTCCACGAGGGCGATCCCGCGGTCACCGAGTACTGGCACGCGACCGGCGTGGCCCCGCACGAGGCGCGAACCTGGCTGTCCGCATCCCCGGTTTCAGTGCTCGCGTTGGACGGGCTTGAGTCAGGCCCGTGGCCCGAGGCCCTGACGGGCTCTGGCCTCACCGTCCGTGAGGACTCTCCCCTGCGCGTGGTGCTCGTGCGCGACTACCTCTCGCCCGAGCTGGAGGCGTGGGTCCGCGCCCCAGCGTGGCCGAAGGCGCCGTGGCTGCTCGTGAAGCCGAGCGGCACGAGCCCCTGGGTGGGCCCCGTGTTTCGGGGCGCGGAGAATCCCTGCTGGGCGTGCCTCGCGCATCGGCTGCGCAGGAACCGTCCCGTGTTGGGGTTCCTCGAGGCGCAGAATCTTCGCAAGGGCCGCCCTCACCTGACGGCGCTGCCCACCAGCATCCAGGCCGCCGCCTCGTTCGCGGCCCTGGCGCTCGCGCGGTGGGTCGCGAGTGGCGGCCAGGGCACGCTGTCGAACACCCTCTTCGTCCTGGAGCCACACAAGCTCCACCTCACCGAGCACCGGGTGGTGCGCCGACCTCAGTGCCCTGCCTGCGGAGATGCGGGCCTGCTCGCAGCACGCGCACGACAGCCGCTCGTCCTGGAGGCGCGTCCGCGCCGGACCACGGATGACAATGGCTTTCGCGGCGTGACGCCCGAAGAGACGTTCGCGCGGCATGAGCACCTCATCAGCCCACTCACGGGCGTGCTCAGCAGCCTGGGTCCAGTGGAGGGGCGGAACCATCCTCTGCGCCCGGTCTTCGGCGCGGCCTACTTCACGCAGCCCGAGACGCAGCGGCCCTCGGTCGATGACTTTCATGCGATGAGCGCGGGCAAGGGACGAACGCCCGCGCAATCGCGAGCGAGCGCGCTGTGCGAGGGGCTGGAGCGCGTGAGCGCGATGTTCCAAGGCGACGAGCCGCGCGTGAAGGCACGACTCACCGAACTGGGAGACGCGGCGGTACATCCGCGCGACGTGCTCCTCTTCAGCGACGCGCAGTACCGCGACCGCGAGGCGCTCTCCGCGCGATACGGCGCGACTCGTCGGGCCGTGCCGGAGCCCTTCGACGCGGAGCAGCCCGTGGACTGGACACCCGTGTGGTCGCTCACGCACGAGCGCCTGCGCTACCTGCCCACGGCCCTGTGCTACGCGCGCTATCCCCACGACACCGCCCCGCGCTTCGGCCAGCAGGACTCCAATGGCCACGCGGCGGGCAACAGCGTGGAGGAGGCCATCCTCCAAGGCTTCCTGGAGCTGGCCGAGCGGGATGCCGTCGCGCTCTGGTGGTACAACCGCCTGCGCCGCCCCGGAGTGGACCTGGAGTCCTTCGGCGAGCCCTACTTCGCGGAGCTGGTGGAGCATCACCGTGGCCACGGCTGGCGACTCTGGGCCTTGGACCTCACGCACGACCTGGGCATCCCCACGTTCGTGGCGCTCGGTCGGGCTCCCGATGCAGGACGGTTCTGCGTGGGCTTCGGAGCGCACCTCGACGCGCGGCTCGCGCTGATGCGCGCGCTCACCGAGTTCAATCAACTCTTCGACCCGAGCGCCCAGCTTCCTCCCCCTTGGGACGCGGCGGCGCTCGATGACCTGGCCTTCCTCTTCCCCGATGAGACGCAGGCTTCGCGCGTGCGAGCCGACTTCGCGCCCGTGCCCCTGAGAGACCTGCGCGAGGACGTGCTCGACTGCGTCGCGCGCGCGGCACGGGTGGGCCTGGAGACCTTGGTGCTGGATCAGACGCGGCCAGACATCGGTCTATCGGTGGTGAAGGTGACCGTGCCCGGGCTGCGTCACTTCTGGCCACGCCTGGGCCCAGGGCGTCTGTATGACGTTCCCGTGCGCCTGGGGTGGCGAGACGCGCCCCTGGACGAAGCGCGGCTCAACCCCGTTCCCCTCTTCCTCTAG